One Halobaculum sp. CBA1158 DNA segment encodes these proteins:
- a CDS encoding excinuclease ABC subunit C has product MDASAVRERATDLPREPGVYQFLDGDTVLYVGKALDLRDRVPSYADPRSARVARMVDRADAIDFAVTDTETQALLLEANLIKRLNPRFNVRLKDDKSYPLVQLTDHPVPRIEATRAPEEAATVFGPFTDKGRVDTVIKALRETYGLRGCSDHKYEGRDRPCLDHEMGLCSAPCTGEIDADAYREHVESAVRFFEGETGALADPLRREMEAAAQAQEFERAANLRDRLDAVESFHGAGEEAVADRTDERTVDVLGAAVEGDSAVVARLHSERGQLVDRSRHSLDAPDAEDRVAEVLSAFLVQYYAERELPDAVLLSERPADDDVLAWLEAEGVAVRVPGAGREGKLVDLALKNARSGPTRRDELAALADALGTDRPERIEGFDVSHAQGKQVVGSNVCFVDGSAETADYRRKKLTDRNDDYANMRELVRWRAERAVEGRDDRPDPDLLLIDGGDGQLGAARDALAEVGWTVPAVALAKEEELVITPDGVRRWDDDAPHLHLLQRVRDEAHRFAVQYHQTLRDDVSTVLDEVPGVGPETRRRLLRRFGSVENVRAASEADLRDVPGVGAKTASELAARL; this is encoded by the coding sequence ATGGACGCGAGCGCGGTTCGCGAGCGCGCGACCGATCTCCCGCGCGAGCCGGGGGTGTACCAGTTTCTCGACGGCGACACCGTCCTCTACGTCGGGAAGGCGCTCGACCTCCGCGACCGGGTGCCGTCGTACGCCGATCCCCGCTCGGCGCGCGTCGCGCGGATGGTCGACCGAGCGGACGCGATCGACTTCGCGGTGACCGACACCGAGACACAGGCGCTCCTGCTCGAGGCGAACCTGATCAAGCGACTCAACCCCCGATTCAACGTTCGACTCAAGGACGACAAGTCGTACCCGCTGGTCCAGCTTACGGACCACCCCGTGCCGCGGATCGAGGCGACGCGCGCCCCCGAGGAGGCGGCCACCGTCTTCGGCCCCTTCACCGACAAGGGCCGCGTCGACACCGTGATCAAGGCGCTTCGCGAGACGTACGGGCTTCGCGGCTGTTCCGATCACAAGTACGAGGGGCGCGACCGCCCCTGCCTCGATCACGAGATGGGGCTGTGTTCGGCCCCCTGTACCGGCGAGATCGACGCGGACGCGTACCGCGAGCACGTCGAGTCCGCGGTCCGCTTCTTCGAGGGGGAAACCGGCGCGCTCGCGGATCCGCTTCGCCGCGAGATGGAGGCCGCCGCCCAGGCGCAGGAGTTCGAGCGCGCGGCGAACCTCCGCGACCGACTCGATGCCGTCGAGTCGTTCCACGGTGCGGGCGAGGAGGCCGTCGCCGATCGGACCGACGAACGTACCGTTGACGTGCTCGGCGCGGCAGTCGAGGGCGATTCAGCGGTCGTCGCCCGCCTCCACAGCGAACGCGGCCAACTCGTCGACCGGTCTCGCCACTCGTTGGACGCGCCCGACGCCGAGGACCGCGTCGCCGAGGTGCTGTCGGCGTTTCTCGTCCAGTACTACGCCGAGAGAGAGCTTCCTGACGCCGTCCTGCTTTCGGAACGACCGGCAGACGACGACGTGCTCGCGTGGCTGGAAGCCGAGGGCGTCGCCGTCCGCGTTCCCGGGGCCGGCCGAGAGGGGAAGCTCGTCGATCTCGCGCTCAAGAACGCCCGCAGCGGTCCGACTCGCCGCGACGAACTGGCGGCGCTGGCCGACGCGCTCGGGACCGACCGTCCCGAGCGCATCGAGGGCTTCGACGTGAGCCACGCCCAGGGGAAACAGGTCGTCGGCTCGAACGTCTGTTTCGTCGACGGCAGCGCCGAGACGGCCGACTACCGCCGCAAGAAACTCACCGACCGCAACGACGACTACGCCAACATGCGCGAACTCGTCCGCTGGCGCGCCGAGCGCGCGGTCGAGGGCCGCGACGATCGGCCCGATCCCGACCTGCTGCTCATCGACGGCGGCGACGGGCAGCTCGGTGCCGCACGCGACGCGCTCGCGGAGGTCGGCTGGACGGTTCCGGCGGTGGCGCTCGCCAAGGAGGAGGAGCTGGTGATCACGCCCGACGGCGTTCGCCGGTGGGACGACGACGCCCCGCATCTCCACCTGCTTCAGCGCGTGCGCGACGAGGCGCACCGCTTCGCCGTCCAGTACCACCAGACGCTGCGCGACGACGTGTCCACGGTGCTCGACGAGGTTCCCGGCGTCGGTCCCGAGACACGCCGCCGACTCCTCCGACGCTTCGGGTCCGTGGAGAACGTCCGCGCGGCCAGCGAGGCCGACCTCCGCGACGTGCCCGGCGTCGGTGCGAAGACGGCGAGCGAGCTGGCGGCGCGGCTCTGA
- the upp gene encoding uracil phosphoribosyltransferase, which produces MPIEERGDAHLITHALAKDTLSRLRDVETEQVAFRKGLVKLGRICGYEIIDGAMGTEFVSIETPLAETTGERVKGLDNVVIINVLRAATPFVEGLLKAFPRAKQGVISAGRNEAAGMDDDGTFPIEIDYTKLPDITDDDTVIVADPMLATGSTMCAVLDHVLANNPDPEDLFVLSAVSAPDGLTRVGDEFDEADLLTVAIDEELNDEGFIVPGLGDAGDRAFRTQ; this is translated from the coding sequence ATGCCCATCGAGGAACGAGGGGACGCACACCTCATCACGCACGCGCTGGCGAAAGACACGCTCTCGCGACTCCGTGACGTGGAAACCGAACAGGTCGCGTTTCGCAAGGGGCTCGTGAAGCTGGGTCGCATCTGCGGGTACGAGATCATCGACGGCGCGATGGGGACCGAGTTCGTCTCCATCGAGACGCCGCTGGCGGAGACGACCGGCGAACGCGTGAAGGGACTCGACAACGTCGTCATCATCAACGTCCTGCGTGCGGCGACGCCGTTCGTCGAGGGGCTGTTGAAGGCGTTCCCGCGAGCCAAGCAGGGCGTCATCTCCGCCGGTCGCAACGAGGCCGCCGGCATGGACGACGACGGCACGTTCCCGATCGAGATCGACTACACGAAGCTTCCGGACATCACCGACGACGACACGGTCATCGTCGCCGACCCCATGCTCGCCACCGGGTCGACGATGTGCGCGGTGCTCGATCACGTCCTCGCGAACAACCCCGATCCGGAGGACCTGTTCGTCCTCTCGGCGGTCTCCGCGCCCGACGGGCTCACCCGCGTCGGCGATGAGTTCGACGAGGCCGACCTCCTCACCGTCGCCATCGACGAGGAACTCAACGACGAGGGGTTCATCGTCCCGGGCCTCGGCGACGCCGGCGACCGCGCGTTCCGAACACAGTAA
- the mdh gene encoding malate dehydrogenase, translating to MTKVSVIGAAGTVGAAAGYTIALRDIVDELVYVDIPDMEETTVGQAADTNHGVAYDANTRVRQGGYEATEGSDVVVITAGIPRKEGQTRIDLAGDNAPIMEDIGESLREYNDDFVSITTSNPVDLLNRHLYESGERAREKVIGFGGRLDSARFRYVLSERFDAPVTNVEATILGEHGDAQVPVFSKVRVDGADPEFTDDEREEILGDLQESAMDVISRKGATEWGPATGVAHMVEAVVRDTGEVLPGSVPLDGEFGHEDTAFGVPLKLGSDGVEEVVEWDLDDYETELMDEAAEKLRDQYGKIA from the coding sequence ATGACGAAAGTCAGCGTGATCGGCGCGGCGGGGACGGTGGGTGCCGCGGCCGGCTACACAATTGCGCTCAGGGACATCGTCGACGAACTCGTGTACGTCGACATCCCCGACATGGAAGAGACGACGGTCGGGCAGGCGGCCGACACCAACCACGGCGTCGCTTACGACGCCAACACGCGGGTCCGACAGGGCGGCTACGAGGCGACCGAGGGCTCGGACGTGGTCGTCATCACGGCGGGGATCCCGCGCAAGGAGGGCCAGACTCGGATCGACCTCGCGGGCGACAACGCCCCGATCATGGAGGACATCGGCGAGTCGCTGCGCGAGTACAACGACGACTTCGTCTCGATCACCACCTCGAACCCGGTCGATCTGCTCAACCGCCACCTGTACGAGAGCGGAGAGCGCGCCCGCGAGAAGGTGATCGGCTTCGGCGGCCGCCTCGACTCCGCACGCTTCCGTTACGTCCTCTCCGAGCGCTTCGACGCCCCCGTGACGAACGTGGAGGCGACGATCCTCGGCGAGCACGGCGACGCGCAGGTGCCCGTGTTCTCGAAGGTCCGCGTCGACGGCGCGGATCCCGAGTTCACCGACGACGAGCGCGAGGAGATCCTCGGCGACCTCCAGGAGTCGGCGATGGACGTGATCTCCCGCAAGGGCGCGACCGAGTGGGGCCCCGCGACGGGCGTCGCCCACATGGTCGAGGCGGTCGTCCGCGACACCGGCGAGGTGCTCCCCGGATCCGTCCCCCTTGATGGCGAGTTCGGCCACGAAGACACAGCCTTCGGCGTCCCCCTGAAACTGGGGTCCGACGGCGTCGAGGAGGTCGTCGAGTGGGACCTCGACGACTACGAGACCGAACTCATGGACGAAGCCGCCGAGAAACTCCGCGATCAGTACGGGAAGATCGCGTAA
- a CDS encoding S9 family peptidase, giving the protein METIQASDVRDLATPSDPRVSPDGERVAFVRTEPDGDDSYESTVYLVPTDGSGDARRLTLAEGTDAEPRFSPSGDRLAFTSTRGKDDDTQQLWLLPLDGVGGEAERVTDVVGGVSGIEWSPDGSRIAFLQSVTDEDREEERDLDVPDDYEHEEPDPRVIDRTVYRTGTNYFDGKRPQVYVLDVESGDLTRVTDGDHDHGSPTWGDDSTLYFTAQKAGEDPDDSYRIDIVAHDTESGETEDVHRTTGWGTTLSVAEDHRIAYTHTEAERASIQPTDLRVYDRGSGETHDLTADLDRTLGYEAAPQWGPDEDRVFFTTPDEGATSLWSAPADARAQPEREYRGGAVDGGHVADGVTAVTKSEWDHPGDVFALDLEGGAERRLTELNAEYLDSVAVPEPEPLSFESEQGPVEGWVLTSPEFEEGGTYPLAVEVHGGPHAMWTTSGTMWHEFQTLAARGYVVFWSNPRGSTGYGEEFMQAIERDWGDVTLTDVMAGVEEVAARDYVDETNVFLTGGSFGGYMTSWTVGQTDYFRAAVSQRGVYDFTGFYGSTDGAYKLVEGDYDATPWEEPELLWEHSPVAHADGVETPTLVLHSDEDFRTPDNTAELFHRILRKHGVDTRLVRYPREGHELSRSGEPAHMVDRIERIVRWFDGYSEHHDAERALDRPDDDGLSAGEGDDGSESDDGGDDGDEE; this is encoded by the coding sequence ATGGAGACGATACAGGCGAGCGACGTCCGCGACCTCGCCACGCCGAGCGATCCCCGCGTGTCGCCCGACGGCGAGCGCGTCGCGTTCGTCAGAACCGAACCCGACGGCGACGACAGCTACGAGTCGACGGTGTACCTCGTGCCGACCGACGGGAGCGGGGACGCCCGACGCCTGACGCTGGCGGAGGGTACCGACGCGGAGCCGCGCTTCTCGCCGTCCGGCGACCGCCTGGCGTTCACCTCGACCCGGGGGAAGGACGACGACACCCAACAGCTGTGGCTGCTCCCGTTAGACGGCGTCGGCGGCGAGGCCGAGCGGGTGACCGACGTGGTCGGCGGCGTGAGCGGGATCGAGTGGAGCCCGGACGGGAGCCGGATCGCGTTCCTCCAGTCGGTGACCGACGAGGACCGCGAGGAGGAGCGAGACCTCGACGTCCCCGACGACTACGAGCACGAGGAGCCGGATCCGCGCGTCATCGACCGGACCGTCTACCGGACCGGGACGAACTACTTCGACGGAAAGCGCCCGCAGGTGTACGTCCTCGACGTGGAATCGGGCGACCTCACACGCGTCACCGACGGCGATCACGACCACGGCTCTCCGACGTGGGGCGACGACTCCACGCTGTACTTCACGGCGCAGAAGGCGGGCGAGGACCCCGACGACAGCTACCGGATCGATATCGTCGCCCACGACACGGAGTCGGGCGAGACCGAGGACGTTCACCGGACCACCGGCTGGGGAACGACGCTTTCGGTCGCCGAGGACCACCGGATCGCCTACACCCACACCGAGGCGGAACGGGCGAGCATTCAGCCGACGGACCTCCGCGTGTACGACCGCGGGAGCGGCGAGACACACGACCTCACCGCCGACCTCGACCGGACGCTGGGCTACGAGGCCGCCCCGCAGTGGGGTCCCGACGAGGACCGAGTGTTCTTCACGACGCCCGACGAGGGGGCGACGAGCCTCTGGTCGGCTCCCGCCGACGCACGCGCGCAACCGGAGCGCGAGTACCGCGGCGGCGCGGTCGACGGTGGTCACGTCGCCGACGGCGTCACCGCGGTCACGAAGAGCGAGTGGGACCACCCCGGCGACGTGTTCGCTTTGGACCTGGAAGGCGGGGCGGAGCGCCGACTCACCGAACTGAACGCCGAGTACCTGGACTCCGTCGCGGTTCCCGAGCCGGAGCCGCTCTCCTTCGAGTCCGAGCAGGGTCCCGTCGAGGGGTGGGTGTTGACGTCGCCCGAGTTCGAGGAGGGCGGAACGTACCCCCTCGCCGTCGAGGTCCACGGCGGTCCGCACGCGATGTGGACGACCAGCGGGACGATGTGGCACGAGTTCCAGACGCTCGCGGCCCGCGGCTACGTCGTCTTCTGGTCGAACCCGCGCGGGTCGACGGGGTACGGCGAGGAGTTCATGCAGGCCATCGAGCGGGACTGGGGCGACGTGACGCTCACCGACGTGATGGCCGGCGTCGAGGAGGTCGCCGCCCGCGACTACGTCGACGAGACGAACGTCTTCCTCACGGGCGGCTCCTTCGGCGGCTACATGACCTCGTGGACGGTCGGGCAGACCGATTACTTCCGCGCGGCCGTCTCCCAGCGCGGCGTCTACGACTTCACCGGGTTCTACGGCTCGACCGACGGCGCGTACAAGCTGGTCGAGGGCGATTACGACGCGACGCCGTGGGAGGAGCCGGAGCTCCTCTGGGAGCACTCGCCGGTCGCGCACGCCGACGGGGTGGAGACGCCGACGCTGGTGTTGCACTCCGACGAGGACTTCCGGACGCCGGACAACACGGCGGAGCTGTTCCACCGGATCCTCCGCAAGCACGGCGTCGACACGCGACTCGTCCGCTATCCCCGCGAGGGACACGAGCTGTCGCGATCGGGCGAGCCCGCGCACATGGTCGACCGGATCGAGCGGATCGTCCGCTGGTTCGACGGCTACTCCGAGCATCACGACGCCGAGCGGGCGCTCGACCGGCCGGACGACGACGGATTGAGTGCCGGCGAGGGCGACGACGGGAGTGAGAGCGACGATGGGGGCGACGACGGCGACGAGGAGTGA
- a CDS encoding YigZ family protein produces MASPEPYRTVAERASAEFAIRGSRFIGHVAPADGVAEAEAFVDEVETGYDDATHNVPAYRVPADDGASRSTGEVMLREYASDDGEPTGSAGKPALNVLQQQEIRNVVAVVTRYYGGTNLGVGGLARAYSRGVKDGVDAAGVVEERPHEHVSLTVAYDDSGTVRSVLESTDVEFDADYDAEVTFEARVPVADAPELRDRLRSATSGRVDIG; encoded by the coding sequence ATGGCGTCGCCTGAGCCGTACCGAACCGTCGCCGAACGCGCGTCCGCCGAGTTCGCGATCCGGGGATCGCGGTTCATCGGTCACGTCGCACCGGCCGACGGCGTCGCCGAGGCGGAGGCGTTCGTCGACGAGGTCGAGACGGGGTACGACGACGCGACGCACAACGTCCCCGCGTACCGCGTCCCCGCCGACGACGGCGCGTCGCGGTCGACCGGGGAGGTCATGCTCAGAGAGTACGCCAGCGACGACGGCGAGCCGACCGGCTCAGCGGGCAAGCCCGCCCTGAACGTCCTCCAACAGCAGGAGATCCGGAACGTCGTCGCCGTCGTCACGCGCTACTACGGCGGGACGAACCTCGGCGTCGGCGGGCTCGCACGGGCCTACTCCCGCGGGGTGAAGGACGGGGTCGACGCCGCAGGGGTCGTCGAGGAGAGGCCACACGAGCACGTCTCGCTCACGGTCGCGTACGACGACTCCGGTACCGTCAGGAGCGTCCTCGAGTCGACCGACGTCGAGTTCGACGCCGACTACGACGCCGAGGTGACGTTCGAAGCGCGCGTTCCCGTCGCCGATGCGCCGGAGCTACGCGATCGCCTGCGCTCGGCGACGAGCGGACGGGTCGACATCGGGTGA
- a CDS encoding amino acid-binding protein codes for MFDEIMEKFEGSPGQQAVVRLLLERGFSVNEEGRVVSGGIEIPDTGIAREAGVDRRVVDTTTTAIRADEQLRRIFANITAVASLMDLAPVLDLTVLTVEVGDPDASGIVAEITGMLADADISLRQVLSDDPEFADEPKLYLITDEELPGDLLVAIRELGYVRSVEF; via the coding sequence ATGTTCGACGAGATCATGGAGAAGTTCGAGGGCTCTCCCGGGCAGCAGGCGGTCGTACGGCTGTTGCTCGAGCGCGGCTTCTCCGTGAACGAGGAGGGCCGCGTCGTCTCCGGCGGGATCGAGATCCCGGACACGGGCATCGCCCGCGAGGCGGGCGTCGACCGCCGCGTCGTCGACACGACGACGACGGCGATCCGGGCGGACGAGCAGCTCCGCCGGATCTTCGCCAACATCACAGCCGTCGCGAGCCTGATGGACCTCGCGCCGGTGCTGGACCTGACCGTGCTCACCGTGGAGGTGGGCGACCCCGACGCCTCCGGCATCGTCGCCGAGATCACGGGGATGCTCGCCGACGCGGATATCTCGCTACGGCAGGTGCTCTCGGACGACCCGGAGTTCGCGGACGAACCGAAGCTGTACCTCATCACCGACGAGGAACTCCCGGGCGACCTGCTCGTCGCGATCCGGGAGCTCGGGTACGTGCGCAGCGTCGAGTTCTGA
- the hisB gene encoding imidazoleglycerol-phosphate dehydratase HisB: MSDRTAAVARETAETDVDLTLAIDGDGDSEVDTGVGFLDHMLASFAKHGLFDLTVRCDGDTHVDDHHTVEDVGIALGEAFTEALGDKRGIRRYADRRVPLDEAVAGVVVDVSGRPYFEFAGEFSQDEVGDMTSDMARHFAYSLAMNAGLTLHAEVERGVNAHHEVEALFKALARAMDDATRLDERRSDTPSTKGEL, encoded by the coding sequence ATGAGCGACCGAACGGCGGCCGTCGCGCGCGAGACGGCCGAGACCGACGTCGACCTCACCCTCGCGATCGACGGCGACGGCGACAGCGAGGTCGACACCGGCGTCGGCTTCCTCGATCACATGCTCGCGTCGTTCGCCAAACACGGCCTGTTCGACCTGACGGTCCGGTGCGACGGCGACACGCACGTCGACGACCACCACACCGTCGAGGACGTGGGGATCGCGCTGGGCGAGGCGTTCACGGAGGCCCTGGGCGACAAGCGCGGCATCCGTCGGTACGCGGACCGAAGGGTGCCGCTGGACGAGGCGGTCGCGGGCGTCGTCGTCGACGTGAGCGGCCGGCCGTACTTCGAGTTCGCCGGCGAGTTCTCCCAGGACGAGGTCGGCGACATGACCAGCGACATGGCCCGGCACTTCGCGTACTCGCTGGCGATGAACGCCGGTCTGACGCTGCACGCGGAGGTCGAGCGCGGCGTCAACGCCCACCACGAGGTCGAGGCGCTGTTCAAGGCGCTAGCGCGGGCGATGGACGACGCGACGCGGCTCGACGAACGCCGCAGCGACACGCCGAGCACGAAAGGCGAGCTGTGA
- the hisA gene encoding 1-(5-phosphoribosyl)-5-[(5-phosphoribosylamino)methylideneamino]imidazole-4-carboxamide isomerase, which yields MSHFPEFEVIPAVDMQDGEVVQLVQGERGTATRYGDPVEAARRWVDEGAETLHLVDLDGAFEGERANAAAVDAVLDAVDVPVQLGGGIRTAADAIDLLDRGVDRVILGTAAVENPDIVADISAEHPGSVMVSLDAKAGEVVVSGWTEGTGLDPAEAAERYEELGAGAILFTDVDVEGQLEGVNRAIVERVVDAVEVPVVASGGVATLSDVEELRDAGAAAVVVGTALYEGRFTLEEAQSA from the coding sequence ATGAGCCATTTCCCGGAGTTCGAGGTGATCCCCGCGGTCGACATGCAGGACGGCGAGGTCGTCCAGCTCGTGCAGGGCGAGCGCGGCACGGCGACGCGCTACGGCGATCCGGTCGAGGCGGCCCGCCGGTGGGTCGACGAGGGGGCCGAGACGCTCCACCTCGTCGACCTCGACGGTGCCTTCGAGGGCGAGCGCGCCAACGCCGCCGCCGTCGACGCCGTCCTCGACGCGGTCGACGTGCCGGTCCAGCTCGGCGGGGGGATCCGCACCGCGGCGGACGCGATCGATCTCCTGGATCGGGGCGTCGACCGCGTCATCCTCGGCACCGCCGCCGTCGAAAACCCCGATATCGTTGCCGACATCTCCGCCGAACATCCCGGAAGCGTGATGGTCAGCCTCGACGCGAAAGCGGGCGAGGTCGTCGTCTCCGGGTGGACGGAGGGGACCGGGCTCGACCCCGCCGAGGCCGCCGAACGCTACGAGGAACTGGGCGCGGGCGCGATCCTGTTCACCGACGTCGACGTGGAGGGCCAACTGGAGGGCGTCAATCGGGCGATCGTCGAGCGCGTCGTCGACGCCGTCGAGGTTCCGGTCGTCGCCTCCGGCGGCGTCGCCACGCTGTCCGACGTCGAGGAACTGCGCGACGCCGGCGCGGCCGCGGTCGTCGTCGGCACCGCGCTGTACGAGGGTCGGTTCACGCTCGAGGAAGCGCAGTCGGCGTGA
- a CDS encoding TrkA C-terminal domain-containing protein, with protein sequence MTVYESDLPGVGKKHEIELDGDERLVIVTHNTGKREVFRRADADSDAERLLELSDGLARTVGTILEGAYFQPVATENIDTVLGGDALIEWYDVPEGSELAGGTIEAADVRQRTGASIIAVEHGDEVTPNPDPGAGVRAGDTVVVIGSRAEVDDFHATFIDTDADAGTTTGADDTDADADGGD encoded by the coding sequence ATGACCGTCTACGAGTCCGACCTGCCCGGGGTGGGCAAGAAACACGAGATCGAACTCGACGGCGACGAGCGCCTCGTCATCGTCACGCACAACACCGGCAAGCGGGAGGTGTTCCGACGGGCTGACGCCGACAGCGACGCCGAGCGGCTGCTCGAGCTGTCGGACGGCCTCGCGCGCACCGTCGGCACGATCCTCGAGGGGGCGTACTTCCAGCCGGTCGCCACGGAGAACATCGACACCGTCCTCGGCGGCGACGCGCTCATCGAGTGGTACGACGTGCCCGAGGGCTCCGAACTGGCCGGCGGGACGATCGAGGCGGCCGACGTGCGCCAGCGCACCGGCGCGTCGATCATCGCCGTCGAACACGGCGACGAGGTGACGCCCAACCCCGACCCCGGGGCCGGCGTCCGCGCCGGCGACACCGTCGTCGTCATCGGCTCGCGCGCCGAGGTCGACGACTTCCACGCGACCTTCATCGACACCGACGCCGACGCCGGGACGACCACGGGAGCTGACGACACCGACGCCGACGCCGACGGCGGCGACTGA
- a CDS encoding cation:proton antiporter: MAAGSAAGGDLHGLLALGVVLAVAAAVAAAGRRVGIPSVPLYVLGGVLVGPHVAGAVGLPSIAPAEVATLAEVGVVLLLFFLGLEFSIDRLIAARKRLSLAAAVDLFVNFPVGVVVGFAFGLGPIGAFLLGGIVYISSSAVITKSLVDLGWIADPEAEPVLGTLVAEDLVIAVYLALAVALVAGGSPVDALPRIGIALGFLFAVAAAAQLLAPRLAPYLGTTDEDLVVRTLAVALVVSGLALAVGASEAVAGFFVGVGIGATPLHDRVADRIAPLRDAFAVVFFAWIGLNTDPVAVAGVAVPVAVAAVLSGPAKVISGGISGRIYGLSPRRSLRTGLALVPRGEFSLIIAALAASSPDPTIARVIPAFAVGYVLVMSLAGTLAMSESARIERLVGIADG; this comes from the coding sequence ATGGCGGCCGGATCGGCCGCGGGCGGTGACCTCCACGGCCTCCTCGCGCTCGGGGTCGTGCTGGCCGTCGCGGCTGCCGTCGCGGCGGCGGGCCGGCGCGTCGGGATTCCCTCGGTGCCGCTGTACGTGCTCGGGGGCGTCCTCGTCGGCCCGCACGTCGCCGGCGCGGTCGGGCTCCCGTCGATCGCGCCGGCCGAAGTGGCGACGCTCGCCGAGGTCGGCGTCGTCCTCCTGCTGTTCTTCCTCGGACTGGAGTTCAGCATCGACCGGCTGATCGCCGCCCGCAAACGGCTCTCGCTGGCCGCCGCCGTCGACCTGTTCGTGAACTTCCCCGTCGGCGTCGTCGTCGGGTTCGCGTTCGGCCTCGGCCCGATCGGGGCGTTTCTCCTCGGCGGCATCGTCTACATCTCCTCGTCGGCGGTGATCACCAAGTCGCTGGTCGACCTCGGCTGGATCGCCGACCCCGAGGCCGAACCGGTGCTGGGGACGCTCGTCGCCGAGGACCTCGTCATCGCCGTTTACCTCGCGCTGGCGGTCGCGCTCGTCGCCGGCGGTTCGCCCGTCGACGCGCTCCCCCGGATCGGGATCGCGCTGGGGTTCCTGTTCGCGGTCGCGGCGGCCGCACAGCTACTCGCGCCGCGACTCGCGCCGTATCTCGGCACCACCGACGAGGACCTCGTCGTCCGGACGCTGGCGGTCGCGCTCGTCGTCTCGGGGCTGGCGCTGGCGGTCGGCGCGAGCGAGGCGGTGGCGGGCTTCTTCGTCGGCGTGGGTATCGGCGCGACCCCGCTGCACGACCGCGTCGCCGACCGGATCGCCCCGCTTCGAGACGCGTTCGCGGTCGTGTTCTTCGCGTGGATCGGGCTCAACACCGACCCCGTGGCCGTCGCGGGCGTCGCCGTCCCGGTCGCCGTGGCGGCGGTGCTGTCGGGGCCGGCGAAGGTGATCAGCGGGGGGATTAGCGGCCGGATCTACGGACTCTCGCCGCGCCGGTCGCTGCGAACGGGGCTCGCGCTCGTCCCCCGCGGGGAGTTCTCGCTCATCATCGCCGCCCTGGCGGCGTCCTCGCCGGACCCGACGATCGCCCGCGTGATCCCGGCGTTCGCCGTCGGCTACGTGCTCGTGATGTCGCTCGCCGGCACGCTCGCGATGAGCGAGTCGGCCCGGATCGAACGCCTCGTGGGGATCGCGGACGGCTGA
- a CDS encoding CheF family chemotaxis protein, whose product MSETVVADFIGRFFAPGIAGEPPTGRVLLSRRRLVLAGDDYKETIPLSAVFDVKVGQVPPEMEGYFNDTVTVAYRRDDGRAVAAIEGKDTNIDRFATVLFKVLLNGTKALTRHPAKVGGRVVDSETHTARLDVTRGSLAFDDRPDPFSVELTRVVSVERADRDLGNGSHPVISFRHVEDGTAVTTQVGMTSNRLTNILGRYVRLRYADVREELEDVDLGEEETEVLVAAYSAGPGVSLAKVVDIDPQRLTMLLNGLIDEGLLVDTDEGTQLTAKGRVIVDQRIESVNT is encoded by the coding sequence ATGAGCGAGACGGTCGTCGCCGACTTCATCGGCCGCTTCTTCGCCCCCGGAATCGCCGGGGAGCCCCCGACCGGCCGCGTCCTCCTGAGCCGGCGACGCCTCGTGCTGGCGGGCGACGACTACAAGGAGACGATCCCGCTGTCGGCGGTGTTCGACGTGAAGGTCGGACAGGTCCCCCCGGAGATGGAGGGATACTTCAACGACACCGTCACCGTCGCCTACCGCCGCGACGACGGTCGCGCCGTCGCCGCCATCGAAGGGAAGGACACGAACATCGACCGCTTCGCGACGGTGCTGTTCAAGGTGTTGCTCAACGGCACGAAGGCGCTCACGCGCCACCCCGCGAAGGTCGGTGGGCGCGTCGTCGACAGCGAGACGCACACGGCTCGCCTGGACGTGACACGGGGGTCGCTCGCGTTCGACGACCGCCCCGATCCGTTCTCGGTCGAGTTGACGAGGGTCGTCTCCGTCGAGCGCGCCGACCGCGACCTGGGCAACGGCAGCCACCCCGTCATCTCGTTTCGACACGTCGAGGACGGCACCGCCGTCACGACCCAGGTCGGGATGACCTCGAATCGGCTGACGAACATCCTCGGCCGGTACGTCCGCCTGCGGTACGCCGACGTGCGCGAGGAACTGGAGGACGTCGACCTCGGCGAGGAGGAGACGGAGGTGCTCGTGGCGGCTTACTCGGCGGGACCGGGGGTCTCGCTGGCGAAGGTGGTCGACATCGACCCCCAGCGGCTCACGATGCTGCTCAACGGCCTCATCGACGAGGGCCTGCTCGTCGACACCGACGAGGGGACGCAACTCACGGCCAAGGGCCGCGTGATCGTCGACCAGCGGATCGAGTCGGTCAACACCTGA